The following proteins are encoded in a genomic region of Triticum dicoccoides isolate Atlit2015 ecotype Zavitan chromosome 1B, WEW_v2.0, whole genome shotgun sequence:
- the LOC119349616 gene encoding uncharacterized protein LOC119349616 isoform X3, whose translation MVGFLPGSDDWTDVVAYKLAKAVTNGLPYLPLPAPQPQPDPQAVKVPVVVDGSRIVCSNRKAISRQHVLYSVLRSSSHAHCILSGLEIYSIDMQFLHEALSFRLSPRSLSTVEQLLHPASCFRLQQDYKANCYINSRERAWGRPAPHPMRNNTQIIYTGNRRTRDK comes from the exons ATGGTTGGTTTTCTACCCGG TTCTGATGACTGGACTGACGTCGTTGCATACAAGTTGGCCAAAGCCGTCACCAATGGCCTGCCATATCTGCCCCTCCCTGCCCCTCAGCCCCAGCCGGACCCCCAGGCGGTCAAAGTTCCCGTGGTTGTTGATG GGAGCCGTATTGTGTGTTCCAATCGGAAAGCTATCAGCCGCCAGCACGTATTGTATTCTGTTTTGAGGTCGAGTTCGCATGCACACTGCATACTGTCGGGCCTGGAAATCTACTCAATAG ACATGCAATTTCTCCATGAAGCTCTAAGTTTTCGTCTCTCACCACGATCCTTGAGTACTGtggagcagcttcttcatccagccTCTTGTTTTCGTCTTCAGCAGG ACTACAAGGCGAATTGCTACATAAACAGCAGAGAGAGAGCATGGGGACGGCCTGCCCCACATCCCATGAG GAACAACACACAGATCATCTACACGGGCAACAGACGCACAAGAGACAAATAG
- the LOC119349616 gene encoding uncharacterized protein LOC119349616 isoform X1, whose protein sequence is MVGFLPGSDDWTDVVAYKLAKAVTNGLPYLPLPAPQPQPDPQAVKVPVVVDGSRIVCSNRKAISRQHVLYSVLRSSSHAHCILSGLEIYSIDMQFLHEALSFRLSPRSLSTVEQLLHPASCFRLQQDYKANCYINSRERAWGRPAPHPMRLGSTEIPNLSCGRRSMILLHRKKKHLFCHPCLHTCMPAKGNIISALCYIQEHAFYPSFVLLNFFNFKSRDVIANVELPSRK, encoded by the exons ATGGTTGGTTTTCTACCCGG TTCTGATGACTGGACTGACGTCGTTGCATACAAGTTGGCCAAAGCCGTCACCAATGGCCTGCCATATCTGCCCCTCCCTGCCCCTCAGCCCCAGCCGGACCCCCAGGCGGTCAAAGTTCCCGTGGTTGTTGATG GGAGCCGTATTGTGTGTTCCAATCGGAAAGCTATCAGCCGCCAGCACGTATTGTATTCTGTTTTGAGGTCGAGTTCGCATGCACACTGCATACTGTCGGGCCTGGAAATCTACTCAATAG ACATGCAATTTCTCCATGAAGCTCTAAGTTTTCGTCTCTCACCACGATCCTTGAGTACTGtggagcagcttcttcatccagccTCTTGTTTTCGTCTTCAGCAGG ACTACAAGGCGAATTGCTACATAAACAGCAGAGAGAGAGCATGGGGACGGCCTGCCCCACATCCCATGAG GCTGGGGTCAACAGAAATTCCAAACTTAAGCTGCGGTCGGAGATCTATGATTCTTCTTCATCGAAAGAAGAAACACCTTTTCTGTCATCCATGTCTACATACATGCATGCCTGCAAAAGGAAACATAATCTCTGCATTGTGTTACATTCAGGAGCATGCATTTTATCCCAGTTTTGTACttctgaatttttttaattttaaaTCAAGGGATGTAATTGCAAATGTTGAACTCCCAAGTAGAAAATAG
- the LOC119349616 gene encoding uncharacterized protein LOC119349616 isoform X2, which translates to MHLIQAYGGSRIVCSNRKAISRQHVLYSVLRSSSHAHCILSGLEIYSIDMQFLHEALSFRLSPRSLSTVEQLLHPASCFRLQQDYKANCYINSRERAWGRPAPHPMRLGSTEIPNLSCGRRSMILLHRKKKHLFCHPCLHTCMPAKGNIISALCYIQEHAFYPSFVLLNFFNFKSRDVIANVELPSRK; encoded by the exons ATGCACTTGATTCAGGCGTACGGAG GGAGCCGTATTGTGTGTTCCAATCGGAAAGCTATCAGCCGCCAGCACGTATTGTATTCTGTTTTGAGGTCGAGTTCGCATGCACACTGCATACTGTCGGGCCTGGAAATCTACTCAATAG ACATGCAATTTCTCCATGAAGCTCTAAGTTTTCGTCTCTCACCACGATCCTTGAGTACTGtggagcagcttcttcatccagccTCTTGTTTTCGTCTTCAGCAGG ACTACAAGGCGAATTGCTACATAAACAGCAGAGAGAGAGCATGGGGACGGCCTGCCCCACATCCCATGAG GCTGGGGTCAACAGAAATTCCAAACTTAAGCTGCGGTCGGAGATCTATGATTCTTCTTCATCGAAAGAAGAAACACCTTTTCTGTCATCCATGTCTACATACATGCATGCCTGCAAAAGGAAACATAATCTCTGCATTGTGTTACATTCAGGAGCATGCATTTTATCCCAGTTTTGTACttctgaatttttttaattttaaaTCAAGGGATGTAATTGCAAATGTTGAACTCCCAAGTAGAAAATAG